The following coding sequences lie in one Vibrio algicola genomic window:
- a CDS encoding glycoside hydrolase family 108 protein, which yields MSQDFPFNTRDYSLSFCHALMFVLEKEGGLTADGGYVDDPQDRGGETKFGISQRAFPHENIADLTIDDAVALYYAHYWLVASCNDLPDPLSLAVFDAAVQHGVRAAIKMLQEVAGVVADGIYGPKTHEAVYAKDDEYLLSVYHLRRARFYARIIKKNPTQSRFIEGWHNRLSDCLEAAWELV from the coding sequence ATGTCTCAAGATTTTCCATTTAATACTCGTGATTACTCGCTCTCTTTCTGCCATGCGTTAATGTTCGTGTTAGAAAAAGAAGGTGGGCTAACGGCTGATGGCGGCTATGTGGACGACCCTCAAGATCGTGGTGGTGAAACCAAGTTTGGTATTAGTCAGCGTGCGTTTCCCCATGAAAACATTGCTGATCTAACCATTGATGACGCCGTTGCATTGTATTACGCCCACTACTGGTTAGTAGCAAGCTGTAATGATTTACCTGACCCTCTTTCGTTAGCCGTCTTTGATGCTGCTGTGCAACACGGCGTTCGTGCCGCCATTAAGATGCTGCAAGAAGTCGCTGGCGTGGTAGCCGATGGCATTTATGGCCCTAAAACCCATGAAGCGGTTTACGCCAAAGACGATGAATACCTGCTTTCTGTTTATCACCTACGACGTGCTCGTTTCTACGCTCGCATTATCAAGAAGAACCCGACACAAAGTCGCTTTATTGAGGGCTGGCACAACCGTCTAAGTGATTGCTTAGAAGCGGCTTGGGAGTTGGTGTGA
- a CDS encoding DUF2644 domain-containing protein — protein sequence MPTTKPNALKELFTNDDNRTSTTGTLHVLGFFVLSAVLLYSVYLDRSYVPELFTTLAIFSGGAVVTKGAVSAYKSKVTKVGS from the coding sequence ATGCCAACCACTAAACCCAACGCTTTAAAAGAGCTGTTTACCAATGACGACAACCGAACCAGTACCACAGGCACTTTGCATGTGCTTGGGTTCTTCGTTCTCTCTGCCGTGCTTTTGTATTCGGTGTATTTAGACCGCAGCTACGTGCCGGAACTGTTCACCACCTTGGCCATTTTTAGCGGCGGCGCAGTCGTGACCAAGGGCGCTGTCTCTGCTTACAAATCCAAAGTGACCAAGGTGGGTTCATGA